One segment of Campylobacter hominis ATCC BAA-381 DNA contains the following:
- a CDS encoding fumarate reductase cytochrome b subunit: MVDRIEGFLGVSSDVKKSKIPALQDRWQSITGLILALFMVCHMLFTGSILIGKDAYEGVVSFAEPFGIHQITNIVAFVILIIFMIHGFLAMRKFPSNYKAYLAFKAHKIRMKHCDTTLWWFQFWTGFLLFFFASAHIIAIVFGDKISADLSITRFADLHLFYFVLLIFVVTHASIGCYRLYVKWISIDGKEDERKAKRQTVKKIIFAVWGILFILSIIADIKWISL; encoded by the coding sequence ATGGTTGATCGAATTGAAGGTTTTTTGGGCGTCAGTTCAGATGTCAAAAAGAGTAAGATTCCTGCGTTGCAAGATAGATGGCAAAGCATAACCGGCTTAATTTTAGCGCTGTTTATGGTATGCCATATGCTATTTACCGGTAGTATTCTTATAGGTAAAGACGCTTATGAAGGAGTTGTAAGTTTTGCCGAACCGTTTGGCATTCACCAAATAACAAATATTGTCGCGTTTGTTATTTTGATTATTTTTATGATTCACGGCTTTTTGGCGATGAGAAAATTTCCAAGCAACTATAAAGCTTATTTAGCTTTTAAAGCTCACAAAATTCGTATGAAGCATTGCGATACAACACTTTGGTGGTTTCAATTCTGGACAGGATTTTTGTTGTTTTTCTTCGCCAGTGCCCACATTATAGCTATCGTTTTTGGAGATAAAATTTCAGCCGATCTTTCAATAACAAGATTTGCCGATCTTCATCTGTTTTATTTTGTTTTGCTTATTTTTGTTGTTACGCACGCAAGCATAGGCTGTTATAGACTTTATGTTAAATGGATAAGTATAGACGGAAAAGAGGATGAAAGAAAAGCAAAAAGACAAACCGTTAAAAAGATTATTTTTGCAGTTTGGGGTATTTTATTTATTTTATCTATAATTGCAGATATAAAATGGATAAGTTTATAA
- the lgt gene encoding prolipoprotein diacylglyceryl transferase, whose product MTFWNEIYAHFDPVAFSIFGLKVHWYGLMYVLALLVALYMAKFFVKKDRLKFSNQVLENYFIWVEIGVILGARFGYILIYSNAQIFYLTHPWEIFNPFYNGKFVGISGMSYHGAVIGFIIATILFCRKKRQNLWSLLDLCALSIPLGYFFGRIGNFLNQELFGRITDVSWGILVNGELRHPSQLYEACLEGITIFLILYFYRKYKKFDGELICVYVILYAIFRFLTEFLREADVQIGYFSFGLSLGQILSVFMLILGFSAYIKLLKNSQTEQKFNQNKS is encoded by the coding sequence TTGACGTTTTGGAATGAAATTTACGCGCATTTTGATCCCGTAGCTTTCAGCATTTTTGGACTTAAAGTGCATTGGTATGGGCTTATGTATGTGCTTGCGCTTCTGGTTGCACTTTATATGGCGAAATTTTTCGTTAAAAAAGACCGCTTGAAATTCAGTAATCAAGTGCTTGAAAATTATTTTATCTGGGTTGAAATCGGCGTTATTTTGGGTGCAAGATTCGGTTATATTTTGATATATTCAAATGCACAAATTTTTTATTTAACGCATCCTTGGGAAATTTTTAATCCTTTTTATAATGGAAAATTCGTAGGAATTAGCGGTATGAGTTATCACGGCGCCGTTATCGGTTTCATAATTGCTACTATTTTATTTTGTCGCAAAAAGAGACAAAATTTATGGTCTTTGCTTGATTTATGTGCCTTAAGTATTCCTTTAGGATATTTTTTCGGACGAATCGGAAATTTTTTAAATCAAGAACTTTTTGGGCGCATAACAGACGTTTCCTGGGGAATTTTGGTAAATGGCGAACTTCGTCATCCAAGCCAACTTTATGAAGCTTGTCTTGAAGGAATTACAATATTTTTGATACTGTATTTTTATAGAAAATATAAAAAATTTGACGGTGAGCTTATTTGCGTTTATGTGATTTTATATGCTATATTTAGATTTTTGACAGAATTCTTAAGAGAAGCTGATGTACAAATAGGATATTTTAGTTTTGGTTTAAGTTTGGGGCAAATTCTGTCTGTTTTTATGCTTATTCTTGGTTTTTCGGCTTATATTAAATTATTAAAAAATTCTCAAACTGAACAAAAATTTAACCAAAACAAAAGCTAA
- a CDS encoding fumarate reductase flavoprotein subunit, producing the protein MNIIYCDSLIIGGGIAGLRAAMAAADKGNSTIVLSLCPVRRSHSAAAQGGMQASLANPIMGKGDNEDVHFADTVKGSDWGCDQKVARMYCQVAPKAVRELASFGVPWTRITKGERTVVINAQKTKIVERDETHGLINSRNFGGTKKWRTCFSADVTGHVILYGVANECAKRHVDVRDRKEAIALIHKNNRCYGAIVRDLIDGSISAYVARGTLIATGGYGRIYKHTTNAVNCEGTGAAIALETGVAQLGNMEAVQFHPTPIVPSGILLTEGCRGDGGILRDVDGYRFMPDYEPEKKELASRDVVSRRIMEHIRNGKGVKSPYGEHVWLDISILGREHIEKNLRDVQDICKTFNGIDPADEGPKGWAPVLPMQHYSMGGIRVKPTGESQKLSGLFSCGEAACWDLHGFNRLGGNSCGETAVSGMIVGNYFADYCKSHELDIETELIKKFVEKEEKYIDEILAKDGKYNVYEIKNKMKEIMWEHVAIFRTGEGLQKAVDELEKLLNECKNIKVENKEKFGNPELEDAYRTPKMIKIALCVAYGALLRKESRGAHYREDFPKRDDANWLKRTLAEWHEGDTLPTIIYEDLDIMQMEMPPAFRGYGAKGNTIENPKSEIRQKEVDEIREKMQSENKSRYEIQDALMHYELQPEYKKPNQRVGVGDE; encoded by the coding sequence ATGAATATAATATATTGCGATTCATTGATTATCGGTGGCGGAATTGCCGGCTTAAGGGCCGCTATGGCTGCTGCAGATAAAGGAAACAGCACAATAGTTTTAAGTTTATGCCCGGTTCGTCGTTCGCATTCAGCCGCTGCACAAGGCGGTATGCAAGCAAGTCTTGCCAATCCTATAATGGGCAAGGGCGATAATGAGGATGTGCATTTTGCGGATACGGTAAAAGGAAGCGATTGGGGTTGTGACCAAAAAGTAGCCAGAATGTATTGTCAAGTAGCACCAAAAGCTGTAAGAGAGCTTGCAAGTTTCGGCGTTCCTTGGACTAGAATCACAAAAGGCGAGCGAACTGTTGTAATAAATGCTCAAAAAACAAAAATTGTAGAAAGAGATGAAACTCACGGTTTAATCAATAGCAGAAATTTCGGTGGAACAAAAAAATGGAGAACCTGTTTTTCAGCTGATGTTACAGGTCACGTTATACTTTACGGTGTAGCAAATGAGTGCGCTAAAAGGCATGTGGATGTTAGAGATAGAAAAGAAGCAATTGCTTTAATTCATAAAAACAATCGATGTTACGGTGCAATTGTGCGTGATTTGATTGATGGAAGTATATCGGCTTACGTTGCAAGAGGCACACTTATAGCAACAGGCGGATATGGTAGAATTTACAAACATACAACAAATGCCGTAAATTGTGAAGGAACCGGAGCTGCAATAGCGCTTGAAACAGGCGTGGCACAACTTGGAAATATGGAAGCTGTTCAATTTCACCCTACACCAATCGTTCCAAGTGGAATTTTACTTACTGAAGGATGTCGTGGAGATGGCGGAATTTTAAGAGATGTTGATGGATACCGCTTTATGCCGGATTACGAGCCTGAAAAAAAAGAACTTGCAAGCCGTGATGTTGTAAGTCGTCGTATAATGGAACACATAAGAAATGGAAAAGGCGTAAAAAGCCCTTATGGTGAGCACGTTTGGCTTGATATTTCTATTTTAGGAAGAGAACATATCGAGAAAAATTTACGTGATGTTCAAGATATCTGTAAAACATTCAACGGTATAGATCCTGCTGATGAAGGTCCGAAAGGTTGGGCGCCTGTTCTTCCTATGCAACACTATTCAATGGGCGGAATTCGCGTTAAACCTACAGGCGAAAGTCAAAAACTTTCAGGTTTATTTAGTTGTGGTGAAGCTGCTTGCTGGGATTTGCACGGTTTTAACAGACTTGGCGGAAACTCATGCGGCGAAACGGCTGTCAGCGGAATGATTGTGGGAAATTATTTTGCTGATTATTGCAAATCTCACGAATTGGATATTGAAACAGAGCTTATTAAAAAATTTGTAGAAAAAGAAGAAAAATATATAGATGAAATTTTAGCAAAAGACGGAAAATATAATGTTTATGAAATTAAAAATAAAATGAAAGAGATTATGTGGGAACACGTAGCTATTTTCCGTACCGGAGAAGGTTTGCAAAAAGCTGTTGACGAACTTGAAAAACTTCTTAACGAGTGCAAAAATATCAAAGTTGAAAATAAAGAGAAATTCGGCAATCCTGAACTTGAAGATGCATATCGCACACCAAAAATGATTAAAATTGCACTTTGCGTGGCTTACGGCGCTCTTTTAAGAAAAGAGAGCAGAGGCGCTCATTATCGTGAAGATTTCCCGAAAAGAGATGATGCAAATTGGCTAAAAAGAACACTTGCAGAGTGGCATGAGGGCGATACATTGCCTACTATCATTTATGAAGATCTTGATATAATGCAAATGGAAATGCCGCCTGCATTCCGCGGATATGGTGCTAAAGGAAACACAATAGAAAATCCGAAAAGCGAAATTCGCCAAAAAGAAGTTGATGAAATTCGTGAGAAAATGCAAAGCGAAAACAAATCAAGATATGAAATTCAAGACGCTTTAATGCATTATGAACTTCAACCTGAATATAAAAAACCAAATCAAAGAGTAGGAGTTGGTGATGAGTAG
- a CDS encoding fumarate reductase iron-sulfur subunit has translation MSRKITIKAFKYNPLSKISKPHFATYELEETDGMTIFIALNYIREHLDPSLSFDFVCRAGICGSCAMVINGTPKLACRTLTKDYPDGVIELMPLPVFKLIKDLSVNTGEWMAHMNERVESWVHSDKKVDISRIEEPVEPSSAEETFELDRCIECGICVASCGTAVMRKDFVGAVGLNRIARFKVDAHDQRTDDDFYELVGDDNGVFGCMSLLGCEDNCPKHLPLQSKIAYVRRKLATANGNKK, from the coding sequence ATGAGTAGAAAAATTACAATAAAAGCATTTAAATATAATCCGCTCAGCAAAATTTCAAAACCGCATTTTGCTACTTATGAGCTTGAAGAAACTGACGGAATGACTATTTTTATTGCACTTAATTATATAAGAGAACATTTGGATCCAAGTTTGAGTTTTGATTTTGTATGTAGGGCCGGAATTTGCGGAAGTTGCGCTATGGTGATAAACGGCACACCGAAACTTGCGTGTCGTACACTTACTAAAGATTATCCTGATGGCGTAATCGAGCTTATGCCTCTTCCTGTTTTTAAACTTATAAAAGATTTGAGCGTAAATACAGGTGAGTGGATGGCACATATGAACGAAAGAGTTGAAAGCTGGGTTCATTCGGATAAAAAAGTGGATATTTCGCGAATAGAAGAGCCTGTTGAACCGAGTTCAGCTGAAGAAACTTTTGAACTTGATCGCTGCATAGAGTGCGGTATCTGCGTGGCAAGTTGCGGAACTGCTGTAATGAGAAAAGATTTTGTAGGCGCTGTAGGCTTAAATAGAATTGCAAGATTCAAAGTCGATGCGCACGATCAAAGAACCGACGATGATTTTTACGAATTGGTCGGTGATGATAACGGCGTATTTGGCTGCATGAGTTTATTGGGTTGTGAAGACAATTGTCCTAAACACCTTCCTCTTCAAAGTAAAATCGCTTACGTCCGTCGCAAACTTGCTACTGCAAACGGCAATAAAAAATAA